A genomic segment from Agrobacterium vitis encodes:
- a CDS encoding sensor domain-containing diguanylate cyclase translates to MLKKNWMLGWPHMAAQAIRSSLITKIFVICFISIHVPLLAVVAHVLGGGALSEASILLVLLISTLAGTAGCLLSLWRIIHPLRQLNQSITRYRQEGSPVAIAVKTKDEIGTVAQAVSSLVTELDNSLKTLTVQANTDPLTGLANRRFILAKGTEALEETCRSGDPMCLLLFDLDHFKGINDAFGHETGDRALIAAAQTIRNNLRPNDLAGRIGGEEFCVLLPGTNLVQAQAIAERLRTCLEKICLEPLAPGRITASFGLAQSADHFSSFQKFMAATDMALYRAKQHGRNRIHCEPQNALSYL, encoded by the coding sequence ATGCTTAAGAAAAATTGGATGTTGGGATGGCCGCATATGGCGGCCCAGGCGATACGTTCGTCGCTGATAACAAAGATTTTTGTAATCTGCTTTATCTCCATTCACGTGCCGCTTCTGGCGGTGGTCGCACATGTCCTTGGTGGCGGTGCGCTGAGTGAAGCAAGCATTCTGCTTGTCCTGCTGATATCGACCCTGGCCGGAACAGCTGGCTGCCTGCTGTCCCTCTGGCGGATCATTCACCCGCTACGCCAGCTCAACCAGTCCATAACCCGATACCGGCAGGAGGGTTCACCTGTTGCCATCGCGGTCAAGACGAAAGATGAAATCGGCACTGTCGCCCAGGCGGTTTCCTCCCTGGTAACAGAATTGGACAATTCTCTCAAAACCTTGACCGTTCAAGCCAATACAGATCCCCTGACTGGATTGGCAAACCGCCGGTTCATTCTGGCAAAAGGGACGGAGGCCCTTGAAGAAACCTGTCGCAGCGGCGACCCTATGTGTCTTCTTCTCTTCGATCTGGATCATTTCAAGGGCATCAATGACGCATTCGGTCATGAAACCGGCGATAGAGCATTGATTGCAGCAGCGCAGACAATCCGCAACAATCTGCGGCCAAACGATCTGGCAGGCCGGATCGGCGGCGAGGAGTTCTGCGTTCTTCTGCCGGGCACCAATCTGGTCCAAGCCCAGGCGATTGCCGAACGGCTACGCACCTGTCTGGAAAAAATCTGCCTCGAACCACTGGCGCCCGGCAGGATTACCGCCAGCTTTGGCCTTGCCCAATCCGCCGATCATTTTTCAAGTTTCCAGAAATTCATGGCCGCAACCGATATGGCGCTCTACCGCGCCAAACAACATGGCCGCAACCGCATCCACTGCGAACCTCAAAACGCCCTCAGCTATTTGTGA
- a CDS encoding class I SAM-dependent methyltransferase, translating into MNSGLVSTHWDDRYETGVRSSWFSSAIVGSELNRRITGDDKFWLWWVFNEYLPEKPKKILSIGCGDGAHELIIARNHWAASVDAFDLSPAGIKQAADAAEAEGLNANFFVRDFNDFIQNPGGDYDAVIFIGSLHHVTDLEGMLGAVRKSLVPNGYLIINEYCGPCYNIYDQKRVDLLNNVIKSISAPYKRNPDARWTNHSIELVFSVDPSESVRSSLILPFLEFYFDKELLRPFGGALLHPIFDLLNGEKINDGSEDSNTVVRMLIELENQLQANGAIPSDFMLGVYRNSKA; encoded by the coding sequence TATGAGACCGGGGTGAGGTCGTCATGGTTCTCCAGCGCAATCGTCGGATCTGAGTTAAACCGCAGGATTACAGGCGATGACAAGTTCTGGCTCTGGTGGGTATTCAACGAATACCTTCCTGAAAAGCCAAAGAAAATACTCTCCATTGGATGCGGAGACGGCGCTCATGAATTGATTATTGCACGCAACCATTGGGCTGCATCCGTCGATGCATTTGATCTCTCGCCCGCTGGCATCAAGCAGGCTGCCGATGCAGCCGAGGCCGAAGGGTTGAACGCTAATTTCTTCGTGCGAGACTTCAACGACTTCATCCAGAACCCGGGCGGGGACTATGATGCAGTGATTTTTATCGGGTCTCTGCACCACGTAACAGACCTTGAAGGGATGCTTGGCGCCGTTCGGAAATCTCTCGTTCCGAACGGCTATCTCATCATCAACGAATATTGCGGCCCATGCTACAACATCTACGATCAGAAACGTGTCGATCTGCTCAACAACGTCATCAAGTCGATATCAGCGCCATATAAGCGGAACCCTGATGCGCGATGGACAAACCATAGCATAGAATTGGTTTTCTCTGTTGACCCGTCAGAATCCGTTAGATCGTCCCTGATCCTTCCATTTCTGGAATTCTATTTTGACAAAGAGCTTCTTCGACCATTCGGCGGGGCGTTGCTCCATCCGATATTTGACCTGCTCAATGGCGAAAAGATTAACGACGGATCGGAAGATTCCAATACCGTTGTCAGGATGCTGATCGAACTGGAAAACCAGCTTCAAGCGAATGGCGCAATACCAAGTGATTTCATGCTAGGCGTCTATCGGAACTCGAAAGCCTAG